A single genomic interval of Solimonas sp. K1W22B-7 harbors:
- the ribBA gene encoding bifunctional 3,4-dihydroxy-2-butanone-4-phosphate synthase/GTP cyclohydrolase II, whose translation MSNQKVTNIETAAGVIEKEFRSPALAHSASRPRGLDSTEDIIADLKAGKMVILMDDEDRENEGDIIMAAECVRAEDINFMARYGRGLICLTLSQERCRQLRLPQMVSHNEESHKTAFTVSIEAAQGVTTGISAHDRARTVQAAVKKDARPEDLVQPGHIFPLMAQPGGVLTRAGHTEAGCDLARLAGFEPAAVIVEILNEDGTMARRPDLEVFAREHGLKIGTIADLIRYRLHNEHTIERVAETHVTTEFGDFRLVTYQDSIDNTVHLALVRGDVDSARPTLVRVHIRNTLQDVLGVRHEDFAWPLRLALKRVAEEGNGVVVLLRKPEAPRELVQQIISLNKEAAGDEHHDPRPMLRTYGIGAQILFDLGVRKMRVLSSHYRMQAISGFGLEVVDHVVPEKK comes from the coding sequence ATGAGCAACCAGAAAGTGACGAACATCGAAACCGCTGCAGGCGTCATTGAGAAAGAATTCCGGTCGCCTGCACTTGCGCATAGCGCGTCGCGTCCGCGCGGGCTGGACTCCACCGAAGACATCATCGCCGACCTCAAGGCCGGCAAGATGGTGATCCTGATGGACGACGAGGACCGCGAGAACGAAGGCGACATCATCATGGCCGCCGAATGCGTGCGGGCCGAGGACATCAACTTCATGGCGCGCTACGGGCGTGGCCTGATCTGCCTGACGCTGTCGCAGGAGCGCTGCCGCCAGCTGCGCCTGCCGCAGATGGTTTCGCACAACGAAGAGAGCCACAAGACCGCCTTCACCGTCTCGATCGAGGCGGCGCAGGGTGTCACCACCGGCATCTCCGCGCATGACCGCGCCCGCACCGTGCAGGCGGCGGTGAAGAAGGACGCGCGGCCGGAAGACCTGGTGCAGCCCGGCCACATCTTCCCGCTGATGGCCCAGCCCGGCGGCGTACTGACGCGCGCAGGCCACACCGAGGCGGGCTGCGACCTGGCGCGCCTGGCCGGCTTCGAGCCGGCGGCGGTGATCGTGGAGATCCTCAACGAGGACGGCACCATGGCGCGGCGCCCGGACCTGGAAGTGTTCGCGCGCGAGCACGGCCTGAAGATCGGGACCATCGCCGACCTGATCCGCTACCGCCTGCACAACGAGCACACCATCGAGCGCGTGGCCGAAACCCACGTCACCACCGAGTTCGGCGATTTCCGCTTGGTGACCTACCAGGATTCGATCGACAACACGGTGCACCTGGCGCTGGTCCGCGGCGACGTCGACAGTGCCAGGCCGACGCTGGTGCGCGTGCATATCCGCAACACCCTGCAGGACGTACTCGGCGTACGGCACGAGGACTTCGCCTGGCCGCTGCGTCTGGCGCTCAAGCGTGTCGCCGAGGAAGGTAACGGCGTCGTCGTGCTGCTGCGCAAGCCCGAGGCACCGCGCGAGCTGGTGCAGCAGATCATCTCCCTGAACAAGGAAGCGGCCGGCGACGAGCATCACGACCCGCGGCCGATGCTGCGCACCTACGGTATCGGTGCGCAAATCCTGTTCGACCTCGGCGTGCGCAAGATGCGCGTGCTGTCCTCGCATTACCGCATGCAGGCCATTTCGGGCTTCGGCCTGGAAGTGGTGGATCACGTCGTTCCCGAGAAAAAGTAA
- a CDS encoding sensor histidine kinase, producing MSTLLNWLDPTPLMPHSFCFVGRKDLILLHVMSDLTIALAYFMIPVTMVYFLRRYRNRISFNWAIGLFAAFIMLCGITHVFGIVTIWQPVYYLQGWIKALTALVSLATALAIIPLVPKLLSMRSPQELQESNHRLQEEILLRESAERNLRKSLAEQKRASAELEQFAYITSHDLQAPLRNIAGFSRLLSQRYKPKLDGDALEFLGFIEQGTRQMQTLINDLLALSRVGRSDSQFEKKPLAATLDKVRKGLESEFEKSGASLIFENLPEITADHNLLHQLFQNLVGNAIKFQPPGGKPVVEVYCDRRKDDWHITVIDNGIGIPADQLENVFAVFRRLHGPEEYEGTGIGLAICRKIVASHGGQIWAENRPRGAEFHIQLPVQPATLKTPWATPPDVG from the coding sequence ATGAGCACCCTGCTGAACTGGCTGGACCCCACTCCGCTGATGCCGCATTCGTTCTGCTTCGTCGGGCGCAAGGACCTGATCCTGCTGCACGTCATGAGCGACCTGACCATCGCGCTGGCGTACTTCATGATCCCGGTGACCATGGTGTACTTCCTGCGGCGTTACCGGAACCGCATCAGCTTCAACTGGGCGATCGGCCTGTTCGCCGCGTTCATCATGCTCTGCGGCATCACCCACGTCTTCGGCATCGTCACGATCTGGCAGCCGGTGTACTACCTGCAGGGCTGGATCAAGGCGCTGACGGCCCTGGTGTCGCTGGCCACGGCGCTGGCGATCATCCCGCTGGTGCCCAAGCTGCTGTCGATGCGCTCGCCGCAGGAACTGCAGGAGTCCAACCACCGCCTGCAGGAGGAAATCCTGCTGCGCGAGTCGGCCGAGCGGAACCTGCGCAAGTCGCTGGCGGAGCAGAAGCGCGCTTCTGCGGAACTGGAACAGTTCGCCTACATCACCTCGCACGACCTGCAGGCGCCGCTGCGCAACATCGCCGGCTTTTCGCGCCTGCTGTCGCAGCGCTACAAGCCCAAGCTGGATGGTGACGCCCTGGAGTTCCTCGGGTTCATCGAGCAGGGCACGCGCCAGATGCAGACGCTGATCAACGACCTGCTGGCGCTGTCGCGCGTGGGCCGCTCCGATTCGCAGTTCGAGAAGAAGCCGCTGGCCGCGACCCTGGACAAGGTGAGGAAGGGCCTGGAGAGCGAGTTCGAGAAGAGCGGTGCCAGCCTGATCTTCGAGAACCTGCCCGAGATCACGGCCGACCACAACCTGCTGCACCAGCTGTTCCAGAACCTGGTCGGCAACGCCATCAAGTTCCAGCCGCCGGGCGGCAAGCCGGTCGTCGAGGTCTATTGCGACCGCCGCAAGGACGACTGGCACATCACCGTGATCGACAACGGCATCGGTATCCCGGCCGACCAGCTGGAGAATGTCTTTGCGGTATTCCGCCGCCTGCACGGCCCCGAGGAGTACGAGGGCACCGGCATCGGCCTGGCCATCTGCCGCAAGATCGTGGCCTCCCACGGCGGTCAGATCTGGGCCGAAAACCGGCCCAGGGGAGCGGAGTTCCACATCCAGCTGCCGGTGCAGCCGGCGACGCTGAAGACCCCCTGGGCCACCCCGCCGGACGTCGGCTGA
- the nusB gene encoding transcription antitermination factor NusB, whose protein sequence is MSEAQPQQSRRGLARRLTVQALYQWLLNETFPEVLLKQFREQEEGLGRADPAYFELLLKGVVDNAPELTLAITPHLDRPLNQLDPVEHAILLVGAYELQFCPDVPWKVAVNEAVNLAKTFGAEEGFKFVNGVLDKMARGSRSAEMKSGQ, encoded by the coding sequence ATGAGCGAGGCCCAGCCGCAGCAGTCCCGCCGTGGCCTCGCACGTCGCCTGACCGTGCAGGCCCTGTACCAGTGGCTGCTCAACGAGACCTTTCCCGAAGTGCTGCTCAAGCAGTTCCGCGAGCAGGAGGAAGGCCTCGGCCGTGCCGATCCGGCCTACTTCGAGCTGTTGCTCAAGGGCGTGGTGGACAACGCGCCGGAGCTGACGCTGGCGATCACCCCGCACCTGGACCGCCCGCTGAACCAGCTCGACCCGGTGGAGCACGCGATCCTGCTGGTCGGCGCCTACGAGCTGCAGTTCTGCCCCGACGTGCCCTGGAAGGTCGCCGTGAACGAAGCCGTGAACCTCGCCAAGACCTTTGGCGCGGAAGAAGGCTTCAAGTTCGTCAACGGCGTGCTCGACAAGATGGCGCGGGGCTCGCGCAGCGCCGAAATGAAGTCCGGCCAGTAA
- a CDS encoding riboflavin synthase, which yields MFTGIIEALGRIASVETVGGDRRMRFEAPGFLHGSGLGDSIAVNGVCLTAVEFSDDHFIADLSSETLNLTTASRWQAGQAVNLERALTPSKPLGGHMVSGHVDGLGWLLGRHEEARSWRMQFEAPAALARYIAQKGSICIDGISLTVNEVEGSRFGVNIIPHTLTHTTLGGLAAGDPVNLEVDQIARYLERLLAARNEV from the coding sequence ATGTTCACCGGAATCATCGAGGCCCTGGGCCGCATCGCCAGCGTGGAGACCGTCGGCGGCGACCGCCGCATGCGTTTCGAGGCGCCCGGCTTCCTGCACGGCAGCGGCCTGGGCGACAGCATCGCGGTCAACGGCGTCTGCCTGACGGCGGTGGAGTTCAGCGACGACCACTTCATCGCCGACCTGTCGTCCGAGACCCTGAATCTCACCACCGCCAGCCGCTGGCAGGCCGGGCAGGCGGTGAACCTGGAGCGGGCGCTGACGCCCTCCAAGCCGCTGGGCGGCCATATGGTCTCCGGCCACGTCGACGGTCTGGGCTGGCTGCTGGGCCGGCACGAGGAAGCCCGCTCCTGGCGCATGCAGTTCGAAGCGCCGGCCGCGCTGGCCCGCTATATCGCCCAGAAGGGCTCGATCTGCATCGACGGCATCAGCCTGACCGTGAACGAGGTCGAGGGTAGCCGGTTTGGGGTTAACATCATCCCCCACACGCTGACCCACACCACGCTGGGCGGGCTCGCGGCGGGGGATCCGGTCAATCTCGAGGTGGACCAGATCGCGCGCTACCTGGAGCGGCTGCTGGCCGCAAGGAACGAAGTATGA
- the ribH gene encoding 6,7-dimethyl-8-ribityllumazine synthase, translated as MKTGYAAPRKPGKKEFSGVRVALLATRWNVDIVDALLKGARECCKDWGVSDDNVKVYYAPGAYEIPLAAQTILDSGEADTVVTLGAVIRGDTPHFEFVAGECSRGLMDVQLKTGGPVGFGVLTVNTVEQAWERAGPGNTNKGYEAAAAALEMLRLVRSLA; from the coding sequence CTGAAGACCGGTTACGCCGCCCCCAGGAAGCCTGGCAAGAAGGAATTCTCCGGCGTGCGCGTCGCGCTGCTGGCCACGCGCTGGAACGTCGACATCGTCGACGCGCTGCTCAAGGGCGCGCGCGAGTGCTGCAAGGACTGGGGCGTGAGCGACGACAACGTCAAGGTCTACTACGCGCCCGGTGCCTACGAGATCCCGCTGGCGGCGCAGACCATTCTCGACAGTGGCGAGGCCGACACGGTGGTGACGCTCGGCGCGGTGATCCGCGGCGATACACCGCACTTCGAATTCGTCGCCGGCGAATGCTCTCGCGGCCTGATGGACGTGCAGCTCAAGACCGGCGGCCCGGTGGGCTTCGGCGTGCTGACGGTGAACACCGTCGAGCAGGCCTGGGAACGCGCCGGCCCTGGCAACACCAACAAGGGCTACGAGGCTGCCGCAGCGGCACTCGAGATGCTGCGCCTGGTCCGGAGCCTTGCATGA
- the nrdR gene encoding transcriptional regulator NrdR — protein MQCPFCKAPDTRVIDSRLAEDGTQVRRRRQCERCDGRYTTFEKAQLQMPNIVKRSGDPEPYAEDKLRRGIESACYKRLVTAEQMDHAIESVERKLRASTEREVPSRLVGEWVMEELRDLDHVAYVRFASIYRRFEDVNAFREEIEKLQKMPTAEQRRSQMSLIEAEASAAKPKKG, from the coding sequence ATGCAATGCCCGTTCTGCAAGGCACCTGATACCCGCGTGATCGACTCGCGCCTGGCGGAGGACGGCACGCAGGTGCGTCGCCGCCGCCAGTGCGAGCGCTGCGACGGTCGCTACACGACCTTCGAGAAGGCGCAGCTGCAGATGCCCAACATCGTCAAGCGCAGCGGCGATCCCGAGCCCTACGCCGAGGACAAGCTGCGCCGCGGCATCGAGAGCGCCTGCTACAAGCGCCTGGTGACGGCCGAGCAGATGGACCACGCCATCGAGAGTGTCGAGCGCAAGCTGCGCGCCTCCACCGAGCGTGAAGTGCCTTCGCGCCTGGTCGGCGAGTGGGTGATGGAGGAACTGCGCGACCTGGACCACGTCGCCTACGTGCGCTTCGCCTCGATCTACCGCCGCTTCGAAGACGTCAACGCCTTTCGCGAGGAAATCGAGAAGCTGCAGAAGATGCCCACCGCCGAGCAGCGCCGCTCGCAGATGTCGCTGATCGAGGCGGAAGCCTCCGCCGCCAAGCCGAAGAAGGGCTGA
- the glyA gene encoding serine hydroxymethyltransferase, translating into MWTNAPSLAQFDPELNAAIQKEAGRQEAHIELIASENYASPAVMEAQGSGLTNKYAEGYPGKRYYGGCEFVDVAEQLAIDRLKQLFDCDYANVQPHSGAQANAAIFLALVNPGDTVMGMNLAQGGHLTHGNPANFSGKHYKIVPYGLDPVSGVINYDEMERIALETQPKMIIGGFSAYSRLKDWKRMREIADKVGALFWVDMAHVAGLVAAGEYPSPLPYAHVVTSTTHKTLRGPRGGIILSKGQSEEFNKKLNSAVFPGIQGGPLMHVIAAKAVAFKEALDPSFKVYQKQVVANARAMAKVLLDRGYKVVSGGTDNHLFLLDLIAKNVTGKDAEAVLGRAHLTVNKNSVPNDPKSPFVTSGLRLGSPASTTRGFKEAEMAKVANWIADLVDAMSAGADVEAVVTRVRGEVEQLCAGFPVYGSVKKAA; encoded by the coding sequence ATGTGGACCAACGCCCCGAGCCTCGCCCAATTCGACCCTGAGCTGAACGCCGCCATCCAGAAGGAAGCGGGCCGCCAGGAAGCGCACATCGAGCTGATCGCCTCCGAGAACTACGCCAGCCCCGCGGTGATGGAAGCGCAGGGCTCGGGCCTGACCAACAAGTACGCCGAGGGTTATCCCGGCAAGCGCTACTACGGCGGCTGCGAGTTCGTCGACGTCGCCGAGCAGCTGGCGATCGACCGGCTCAAGCAGCTGTTCGACTGCGACTACGCCAACGTCCAGCCGCACTCCGGCGCCCAGGCCAACGCCGCCATCTTCCTGGCCCTGGTCAACCCTGGCGACACCGTCATGGGCATGAACCTGGCCCAGGGCGGCCACCTGACCCACGGCAACCCCGCCAACTTCTCCGGCAAGCACTACAAGATCGTGCCCTATGGCCTGGACCCGGTGTCCGGCGTCATCAACTACGACGAAATGGAGCGCATCGCCCTGGAGACCCAGCCGAAGATGATCATCGGCGGCTTCTCGGCCTACAGCCGCCTGAAGGACTGGAAGCGCATGCGCGAGATCGCCGACAAGGTCGGCGCCCTCTTCTGGGTCGACATGGCCCACGTCGCCGGCCTGGTCGCCGCCGGGGAATACCCCAGCCCGCTGCCCTACGCCCACGTCGTCACCAGCACCACCCACAAGACCCTGCGCGGCCCGCGTGGCGGCATCATCCTGAGCAAGGGCCAGAGCGAGGAGTTCAACAAGAAGCTGAACTCCGCCGTCTTCCCCGGCATCCAGGGCGGCCCGCTGATGCACGTCATCGCCGCCAAGGCCGTGGCCTTCAAGGAAGCGCTGGACCCCAGCTTCAAGGTCTACCAGAAGCAGGTCGTGGCCAACGCCCGCGCCATGGCCAAGGTGCTGCTCGACCGCGGCTACAAGGTGGTGTCGGGCGGCACCGACAACCACCTGTTCCTGCTGGACCTGATCGCCAAGAACGTCACCGGCAAGGACGCCGAGGCCGTGCTGGGCCGTGCCCACCTGACGGTCAACAAGAACTCCGTGCCCAACGACCCCAAGTCGCCGTTCGTGACCTCGGGCCTGCGCCTGGGCTCGCCGGCCTCGACCACCCGCGGCTTCAAGGAAGCGGAGATGGCCAAGGTGGCAAACTGGATCGCCGACCTGGTCGATGCGATGAGCGCCGGGGCCGATGTCGAGGCGGTGGTGACGCGCGTGCGCGGTGAGGTCGAGCAGCTCTGCGCCGGCTTCCCGGTGTACGGCTCGGTCAAGAAGGCGGCCTGA
- a CDS encoding FmdB family zinc ribbon protein, translating into MPIYEYVCQDCGVETEVMQRMSDPPATDCPSCGKAALTKVVSAAGFRLSGGGWYETDFKSGGKKNLSADPVAAKTDTKTESKAESKAETKSEAPAAAPASPAKPSSSPV; encoded by the coding sequence ATGCCGATTTACGAGTACGTTTGCCAGGATTGCGGAGTCGAGACCGAGGTGATGCAGCGGATGTCCGATCCGCCGGCCACCGACTGCCCGTCCTGCGGCAAGGCCGCCCTGACCAAGGTCGTCTCGGCCGCCGGCTTCCGTCTCAGCGGCGGCGGCTGGTACGAAACCGACTTCAAGTCCGGTGGCAAGAAGAACCTGAGCGCGGACCCGGTGGCCGCCAAAACCGACACCAAGACCGAGTCCAAGGCCGAGAGCAAGGCGGAAACCAAGTCCGAGGCCCCGGCCGCTGCGCCCGCCAGCCCGGCCAAGCCCAGTTCCAGCCCGGTCTGA
- the aspS gene encoding aspartate--tRNA ligase, giving the protein MMRSHYCGQVTEELTGQTVTVSGWVHRRRDHGGVIFIDLRDREGLLQCVFDPDTPEAFQLADKLRSEYVVKITGRVRPRPTGTENAGLTTGKIELLAKEVELLNKAETPPFHPDDETAGEDIRLKYRYIDLRRPQMQKNLRLRHEVVRRMRNYMDARGFVDVETPILTKATPEGARDYLVPSRTHQGQFFALPQSPQLFKQLLMMSGLDRYYQIARCFRDEDLRADRQPEFTQLDVETSFLDQEEIMVLIEGLVKELFQQVLDVDLGTLPHMSYADAMARYGSDKPDLRNPLELVDVADLVRDVDFKVFAGPANDPKCRVTALRVPGGRERLSRGEIDKYTEFVKIYGARGLAYIVVNDKAKGRDGLQSPIVKNIHDAALSAILERTGAQDGDVLFFGADKHGVVSDALGALRLKVGNDLGLTAKGWKALWVVDWPMFEWDDRDGGRWVSPHHPFTAPKQFDADEIRNNPGTILSQGYDIVLNGIELGGGSVRIHRADVQQAVFDLLGIGPEEQQEKFGFLLEALSFGAPPHGGLAIGVDRLVMLMAGGQSIREVIAFPKTQTAHCPLTNAPSTVDAKQLRELSIRSTVQPKEPAKPA; this is encoded by the coding sequence ATGATGCGCTCTCATTACTGCGGCCAGGTCACCGAAGAGCTGACCGGCCAGACCGTTACCGTTTCCGGCTGGGTCCACCGTCGCCGCGACCATGGCGGCGTGATCTTCATCGACCTGCGCGACCGTGAAGGCCTGCTGCAGTGCGTGTTCGACCCGGACACCCCGGAAGCCTTCCAGCTGGCCGACAAGCTGCGCTCCGAGTACGTGGTCAAGATCACCGGCCGCGTGCGCCCGCGCCCCACCGGCACCGAGAACGCCGGCCTGACCACCGGCAAGATCGAGCTGCTGGCCAAGGAAGTCGAGCTGCTGAACAAGGCGGAAACCCCGCCGTTCCACCCGGACGACGAGACCGCCGGCGAGGACATCCGCCTCAAGTACCGCTACATCGACCTGCGCCGCCCGCAGATGCAGAAGAACCTGCGCCTGCGCCACGAGGTGGTGCGGCGCATGCGCAACTACATGGATGCCAGGGGCTTCGTCGACGTCGAGACGCCGATCCTGACCAAGGCCACCCCGGAAGGGGCGCGCGACTACCTGGTGCCCAGCCGCACGCATCAGGGCCAGTTCTTCGCGCTGCCGCAGTCGCCGCAGCTGTTCAAGCAGTTGCTGATGATGTCGGGCCTGGACCGCTACTACCAGATCGCGCGCTGCTTCCGCGACGAGGACCTGCGCGCCGATCGCCAGCCGGAGTTCACCCAGCTCGACGTCGAGACCTCCTTCCTGGACCAGGAAGAGATCATGGTCCTGATCGAGGGCCTGGTGAAGGAACTGTTCCAGCAGGTGCTGGACGTGGACCTGGGCACGCTGCCGCACATGAGCTATGCCGACGCCATGGCACGTTACGGCTCGGACAAGCCGGACCTGCGCAACCCGCTGGAACTGGTGGACGTGGCCGACCTGGTCAGGGACGTCGACTTCAAGGTCTTCGCCGGCCCGGCCAACGATCCCAAGTGCCGCGTCACCGCGCTGCGCGTGCCGGGTGGCCGCGAGCGCCTGTCGCGCGGCGAAATCGACAAGTACACCGAGTTCGTCAAGATCTACGGGGCCCGCGGCCTGGCCTACATCGTCGTCAACGACAAGGCCAAGGGCCGTGACGGCCTGCAGTCGCCGATCGTCAAGAACATCCATGACGCCGCCCTGTCGGCGATCCTGGAGCGCACCGGTGCCCAGGACGGCGACGTGCTGTTCTTCGGTGCCGACAAGCACGGCGTGGTCTCCGACGCCCTCGGTGCCCTGCGCCTGAAGGTCGGCAACGACCTGGGTCTCACCGCCAAGGGCTGGAAGGCCCTGTGGGTGGTGGACTGGCCGATGTTCGAGTGGGACGACCGCGACGGCGGCCGCTGGGTCTCCCCGCATCACCCCTTCACCGCGCCCAAGCAGTTCGACGCCGACGAAATCCGGAACAATCCGGGCACGATCCTGTCCCAGGGCTACGACATCGTGCTGAACGGTATCGAGCTGGGCGGCGGATCCGTGCGTATCCACCGCGCCGACGTGCAGCAGGCCGTGTTCGACCTGCTGGGCATCGGCCCGGAGGAGCAGCAGGAGAAGTTCGGCTTCCTGCTGGAGGCGCTGTCCTTCGGTGCGCCGCCGCATGGCGGCCTGGCGATCGGCGTGGACCGGCTGGTCATGCTGATGGCGGGCGGGCAGAGCATCCGCGAGGTGATCGCCTTCCCCAAGACGCAGACCGCGCATTGCCCGTTGACCAATGCGCCCAGCACGGTGGACGCCAAGCAGCTCAGGGAACTGAGCATCCGCAGCACTGTGCAGCCCAAGGAGCCGGCAAAGCCGGCCTGA
- the nadA gene encoding quinolinate synthase NadA: protein MAAALKIEHFNLLDDGECDARILAAKKLLGKRLCILGHHYQRNEVFKHADYTGDSLKLSQLASTTDAEFIVFCGVHFMAEVADILTDGQRSVILPDLAAGCSMADMANLVKVNKCWQELSGIFDPDQTVTPVTYINSAADLKAFCGNHGGIVCTSSNARAVLEWSFARRNKVLFFPDQHLGRNTAKNMGIGLDEMIVWDFNKPLGGNTPEAIRAARMILWKGFCSVHQMFQPAHIDNFRSRHPEGKVISHPENALQVCEKSDYVGSTEYILRTVRASQTGDHWLVGTELNLVNRLADEMKPKGIKVEFMSPTVCMCSTMFRTDPQHLAWCLDNLVTGKVVNQIRVPAEIARPAKAALELMLEVVD from the coding sequence ATGGCTGCCGCGCTCAAGATTGAGCATTTCAACCTGCTGGACGACGGCGAGTGCGACGCACGCATCCTTGCCGCCAAGAAGCTGCTGGGCAAGCGCCTGTGCATCCTCGGGCATCATTACCAGCGCAACGAAGTCTTCAAACACGCTGATTACACAGGGGATTCCCTGAAGCTGTCGCAGCTGGCCTCGACCACCGACGCCGAGTTCATCGTGTTCTGCGGCGTGCATTTCATGGCCGAGGTGGCGGATATCCTGACCGACGGCCAGCGCTCCGTGATCCTGCCGGACCTTGCCGCCGGCTGCTCCATGGCCGACATGGCCAATCTCGTGAAGGTCAACAAGTGCTGGCAGGAGCTGTCCGGGATTTTCGATCCGGATCAGACGGTTACGCCGGTTACTTACATCAATTCCGCAGCTGACCTGAAGGCCTTCTGCGGCAACCACGGCGGCATCGTCTGCACCTCCAGCAACGCCCGCGCGGTGCTGGAATGGAGCTTCGCCCGCCGCAACAAGGTGCTGTTCTTCCCCGACCAGCACCTGGGCCGCAACACCGCCAAGAACATGGGCATCGGCCTGGACGAGATGATCGTCTGGGATTTCAACAAGCCCCTGGGCGGCAACACGCCCGAGGCGATCCGCGCCGCCCGGATGATCCTGTGGAAGGGCTTCTGCTCGGTGCACCAGATGTTCCAGCCGGCGCACATCGACAATTTCCGCAGCCGCCACCCGGAAGGCAAGGTCATCAGCCACCCGGAAAACGCCCTGCAGGTTTGCGAGAAGAGCGACTACGTCGGCAGCACCGAGTACATCCTGCGTACCGTGCGCGCCTCGCAGACGGGCGACCACTGGCTGGTCGGCACCGAGCTGAACCTGGTCAACCGCCTGGCCGACGAGATGAAGCCCAAGGGCATCAAGGTGGAGTTCATGTCGCCCACCGTGTGCATGTGCTCGACCATGTTCCGCACCGACCCGCAGCACCTGGCCTGGTGCCTGGACAACCTGGTGACCGGCAAGGTCGTCAACCAGATCCGCGTGCCGGCCGAGATCGCCAGGCCCGCCAAGGCGGCGCTGGAGCTGATGCTGGAAGTGGTGGATTGA
- the ribD gene encoding bifunctional diaminohydroxyphosphoribosylaminopyrimidine deaminase/5-amino-6-(5-phosphoribosylamino)uracil reductase RibD encodes MSVQSQEAAQWMARALRLAEQGRYGTHPNPRVGCVIVRDGEVVGEGWHQRAGEPHAEVYALREAGERARGAEVFVTLEPCSHHGRTPPCADALVQAGVSRVWSAMQDPNPLVAGQGLERLRAAGIATECGLLEKDAQRLNRGFVSRMTRGRPFLVLKLAASLDGRTAMASGESQWITGAEARADVHRLRAETGAVMTGPGTVLADDPQLTVRITPVELGAAIHGATAGGHLPPATPSMASPAGGNSAIQGTVPYLRQPDRIVLDTRAQVPAGAKVWAEGARRLWLTAGAGAAPAGVERLVCAMDSNAALDLAAALRLLGEKQVNEVLLECGPRLAGAFLQSGLVDEVVAYVAPTFLGHEARPFATLPGLEKLSQRLPWRFAGVRQVGADLRLTLQPA; translated from the coding sequence CTGAGCGTGCAGTCGCAAGAAGCCGCGCAGTGGATGGCGCGCGCGCTGCGGCTCGCGGAGCAGGGCCGTTACGGCACCCATCCCAATCCCCGCGTCGGCTGCGTGATCGTGCGTGACGGCGAGGTGGTGGGAGAGGGCTGGCACCAGCGCGCCGGCGAGCCGCATGCCGAGGTCTACGCGCTGCGTGAGGCCGGCGAGCGTGCCCGCGGCGCCGAGGTCTTCGTCACCCTGGAACCCTGCAGCCACCACGGCCGCACGCCGCCCTGCGCCGACGCGCTGGTCCAGGCGGGCGTGTCGCGGGTCTGGTCGGCAATGCAGGACCCCAATCCGCTGGTGGCCGGCCAGGGCCTGGAACGCTTGCGCGCCGCCGGCATCGCCACCGAGTGCGGCTTGCTGGAGAAAGACGCGCAGCGTCTCAACCGCGGCTTCGTCTCGCGCATGACGCGCGGCCGGCCGTTCCTGGTGCTGAAGCTGGCCGCGAGCCTCGACGGCCGCACCGCCATGGCCTCCGGCGAATCGCAGTGGATCACCGGTGCCGAGGCGCGCGCCGACGTGCATCGCCTGCGCGCCGAGACGGGTGCGGTGATGACCGGGCCCGGTACGGTGCTGGCCGACGATCCGCAGCTCACTGTGCGCATCACTCCCGTTGAGCTTGGTGCCGCCATCCATGGCGCGACAGCAGGAGGACATTTACCCCCCGCGACGCCATCCATGGCGTCGCCTGCCGGAGGGAACAGTGCCATTCAAGGCACTGTTCCTTATCTCCGGCAGCCAGACCGCATCGTCCTGGATACCCGTGCCCAGGTTCCGGCCGGTGCCAAGGTCTGGGCCGAGGGCGCGCGGCGCCTCTGGCTGACGGCAGGCGCGGGCGCAGCCCCGGCCGGTGTCGAACGCCTGGTCTGCGCCATGGACTCGAACGCTGCACTGGACCTGGCTGCCGCCCTGCGGCTGTTGGGAGAGAAGCAGGTCAACGAAGTCCTGCTGGAATGCGGTCCGCGCCTGGCCGGCGCCTTCCTGCAGTCCGGCCTGGTCGACGAGGTGGTGGCCTACGTGGCGCCGACCTTCCTGGGCCACGAGGCGCGGCCCTTCGCGACGCTGCCGGGCCTGGAAAAACTGTCGCAGCGCCTGCCATGGCGTTTCGCCGGGGTGCGGCAGGTGGGCGCGGACCTGCGCCTGACGCTGCAGCCTGCATAG